GCAACGGCCATTTCTTCCAGCGTATAGAGGCCATCACTCCACTGGCTGTGTGAGTGGATGATTCCTTTGATATCACCCGGCTGAATGAGGGATGGGAGATTACGGCCGCGGGCCTGTTCTATTTCGTTTATGCCTTCGCGTAAGCATGGCGGGATGAATGCCATATCAGCACGACTGAAGATTTCTTCTTCGCTGTGAGCTCCGTCGATAGCAGCGTTTCCACCAGCAGCATTGAATTTATCGATGAAGGCTGCCGCGCCGGTGGTCAGGAAAAGCTGTGCCGGAAAGGCTTCCACGGTGCAGGCATGTGTAACGATTTTATATTTCTCTTCATAACTCCAGACAGCGTTATGGTCGGCTGCGGAGGTCAGTTTAAAACCTGGCAGGAGCGACAGCTGTTGCTGAATACTTTCCGGTGTTGCTGCGATGAGGAATTCAATTTCATCTATGATGACGGCATTACGTCGGAAAGCGCCGGTCGTGCTAACAGGAGCCGGATCAAAGATGCCTTTCAGCTGTTTTTCCAGTTCATTGCCTGTTTGCGCTACTTCAGCGAAGAGGAAACGGTGTTTATTGGAGAGATAGAATTCTATGTTTTGTTTGACACTATCCTGCGTTTTCTGTCCGAAGCCTTTGAGGAGGAGCAATCTGTTTTCATTGCAGGCATAGAGTAGTTCGCCCATGGATTCCACTTCCAGTTCTTTCCAGATGGTGGCGATTTTTTTTGGTCCCAGTCCTTTGATCTTCATGATTTCGAGGATGCCTGGGGGCGTGATCTGGATATAATGGTCGAGGAGGCCGAATTGTTGGGTATCGAGCATTTCGACGATTGCTTTACCGGTAGAGTCGCCAATGCCTTTGATTTTAAAAATCTGGTCACGGGGAGTTTCTTTCAGTTGAGCGGGTAATTTTTCTATAGTGAATGCCGCGGAGGCGAAAGATTTAGCTTTAAAACTGTTTTCGCCATGGATATCCATTAATTTGGAGAGCAGGGCGAAATTATCGGCTATTGCATAATTGTCCATTGGATAAAGTTAGGGTATTTTCTTTCGCAAAGGAGCAGAGATATGCAAAGACGATTAAGTATGGTTTTGGGTGTCTAAAACGAAAAGGTCCTGATGAAACCATCAGGACCCTTATAACTACATTTTGTAATTCCGATCTTAGTTAGCTGGAGTTGCAGGTGCTGCTGGAGCAGCAGGTGCAGCAGCTTTCTTAGTAGCAGCTTTCTTTTTAGGAGCGGCTTTCTTAGCAGCAGCTTTTTTAGGAGCAGCTTTCTTAGCAGCAGCTTTCTTTTTAGGAGCAGCTTTCTTAGCAGCAGCTTTTTTAGGAGCAGCTTTCTTAGCAGCAGCTTTTTTAGGAGCAGCTTTCTTAGCAGCAGCCTTTTTAGGAGCAGCTTTCTTAGCAGCAGCTTTTTTAGGAGCAGCTTTCTTAGCAGCAGCTTTTTTAGGAGCAGCTTTCTTAGCAGCAGCTTTTTTAGGAGCGGCTTTCTTAGCAGCAGCTTTTTTAGGAGCAGCTTTCTTAGCAGCAGCTTTTTTAGGAGCGGCTTTCTTAGCAGCAGCTTTCTTTTTAGGCGCAGCTTTTTTAGCAGCTGCTTTTTTAATTGTTGCCATTGTTTTTTGAATTTGGGTTAGTAAAATAATTGGGTATAAAAAAACTTTATGGCAAACACTGATTAGGCTTCAGCCTGAGCAGTGGTGTCAAATGCTTTAACAGAAACGTAGGTTTTGTTTTCGCGACCTTTTCTGAATTCAACTACACCGTCTGCAACTGCGAAAATGGTAAAATCTTTACCAATACCTACATTAGAACCTGGATGGTAAACAGTACCTCTCTGGCGAACAATGATGTTACCAGAAATAGCAGGCTGACCACCGAAAATTTTAACGCCCAGCCTTTTGCTTTGGGAGTCACGGCCGTTCTTTACACTACCTTCACCTTTTTTATGTGCCATTGTATAATTACTTTAAAAAACTTATGTCTAATAAATACCGTATCGCTTAACGTAC
This window of the Chitinophaga sp. Cy-1792 genome carries:
- a CDS encoding helix-hairpin-helix domain-containing protein; the protein is MDNYAIADNFALLSKLMDIHGENSFKAKSFASAAFTIEKLPAQLKETPRDQIFKIKGIGDSTGKAIVEMLDTQQFGLLDHYIQITPPGILEIMKIKGLGPKKIATIWKELEVESMGELLYACNENRLLLLKGFGQKTQDSVKQNIEFYLSNKHRFLFAEVAQTGNELEKQLKGIFDPAPVSTTGAFRRNAVIIDEIEFLIAATPESIQQQLSLLPGFKLTSAADHNAVWSYEEKYKIVTHACTVEAFPAQLFLTTGAAAFIDKFNAAGGNAAIDGAHSEEEIFSRADMAFIPPCLREGINEIEQARGRNLPSLIQPGDIKGIIHSHSQWSDGLYTLEEMAVAAQKQGFEYLVISDHSRSAFYANGLDADRVLAQQSQVDELNAKMAPFRIFKSIESDILNDGSLDYPDEILATFDLVIASVHSNLKMTEEKAMARLMKAIENPYTTILGHMTGRLLLSRNGYPVDHKAIIDACAANQVVIELNAHPRRLDIDWTWLHYAIEKNVLISIDPDAHSVEGFSDIYYGTLAAQKGGITRTNNLSSFTVDQLNAYLLERKKRKNLIS
- the rpmA gene encoding 50S ribosomal protein L27, whose translation is MAHKKGEGSVKNGRDSQSKRLGVKIFGGQPAISGNIIVRQRGTVYHPGSNVGIGKDFTIFAVADGVVEFRKGRENKTYVSVKAFDTTAQAEA
- a CDS encoding histone H1-like repetitive region-containing protein; this translates as MATIKKAAAKKAAPKKKAAAKKAAPKKAAAKKAAPKKAAAKKAAPKKAAAKKAAPKKAAAKKAAPKKAAAKKAAPKKAAAKKAAPKKAAAKKAAPKKAAAKKAAPKKKAAAKKAAPKKAAAKKAAPKKKAATKKAAAPAAPAAPATPAN